A part of Microbulbifer salipaludis genomic DNA contains:
- a CDS encoding rhomboid family intramembrane serine protease: MLIIPIQNKPDWRRPPLVCFALILVNLLVYVLYQGEDEARWQVAEEFYFSSELPVREEQRFYEFVDAEKPEWRSLAQGAGEEFIYEQLLWSHEFHNWLLPQLAAEGEQQWLAQRVEFNELRDRLSSFAYGLTPAEPTLQGLFGHMFLHGSWEHLLGNMIFLLLFGLSVELALGAAWFIGLYLLGGLAAAALHMGVEAGSMVPVIGASGAVSAVMGMFVAVYGVRRLRFFYTLGFAFGEFTAPALLVLPLWLGKEVFGYLFGSDNIAYWAHFGGLVAGFVCTFALIRWRPSRELHVEEDLPPTPEQLALARIESLHNHGKLLEAGQAAASAVRQHPQSLSLINKSIEVSALAPESEAHHRAWLALFALARLPEQDFAPVADGVDVYLQRTSEPRALNARMCLLLAQRAAREKRWGMVERLLQRLQQKQQRHPLMLRLANGLVEHYRRCGDEERARKALNFARSLQPQAI; this comes from the coding sequence TTGCTGATAATACCCATCCAGAACAAGCCCGACTGGCGTCGACCGCCGCTGGTGTGCTTTGCGCTGATTCTGGTCAACCTGCTGGTCTACGTGCTCTATCAGGGCGAGGACGAGGCGCGTTGGCAGGTGGCGGAGGAGTTCTACTTTTCCAGCGAGCTACCGGTGCGGGAAGAGCAGCGCTTCTACGAGTTTGTGGACGCGGAAAAGCCGGAGTGGCGATCCCTGGCACAGGGTGCCGGGGAAGAGTTCATCTACGAACAGCTGCTTTGGAGCCACGAATTCCACAACTGGCTATTGCCGCAGCTTGCCGCAGAAGGTGAGCAGCAGTGGCTCGCGCAGCGCGTGGAATTCAATGAGCTGCGCGACCGCCTGTCCAGTTTCGCCTACGGGCTCACACCGGCAGAGCCGACCCTGCAGGGGCTGTTCGGGCATATGTTCCTGCACGGTAGCTGGGAACACCTGTTGGGGAACATGATCTTCCTGCTGTTGTTCGGCCTGTCGGTGGAGCTGGCGCTGGGTGCGGCCTGGTTTATCGGGCTGTATTTACTGGGTGGCCTCGCGGCTGCGGCGCTGCACATGGGGGTGGAAGCGGGCAGCATGGTGCCGGTGATCGGCGCGTCCGGCGCGGTATCCGCGGTGATGGGCATGTTTGTGGCGGTGTACGGTGTGCGGCGGCTGCGGTTTTTCTACACCCTGGGCTTCGCGTTTGGGGAGTTCACCGCGCCAGCGCTGCTGGTATTGCCCCTGTGGCTCGGCAAGGAGGTGTTCGGCTATCTCTTCGGCAGTGACAACATTGCCTACTGGGCGCATTTCGGTGGCCTTGTGGCCGGCTTTGTCTGCACTTTCGCGCTGATCCGCTGGCGCCCCAGCCGCGAGCTCCACGTGGAGGAAGACCTGCCTCCCACCCCGGAACAGCTGGCGCTGGCGCGGATCGAGTCCCTGCACAACCACGGCAAGCTGCTGGAGGCCGGTCAGGCTGCGGCCAGTGCCGTGCGCCAACATCCGCAATCCTTATCCCTGATCAACAAGTCCATCGAGGTCAGTGCTCTGGCACCGGAAAGCGAGGCGCACCACCGGGCCTGGCTGGCGCTTTTTGCGCTGGCGCGATTACCGGAGCAGGATTTTGCGCCGGTGGCAGACGGGGTGGATGTCTATCTCCAGCGGACCAGCGAGCCCCGTGCGCTGAATGCGCGGATGTGCCTGCTGCTGGCACAGCGTGCGGCCAGGGAGAAGCGCTGGGGAATGGTGGAGCGCCTGCTGCAGCGCCTTCAGCAAAAGCAGCAGCGTCACCCGCTGATGTTGCGTCTGGCCAATGGTCTGGTGGAGCACTATCGCCGCTGCGGCGACGAAGAGCGCGCGCGCAAGGCGCTGAATTTCGCCCGTTCCCTGCAGCCACAGGCGATATAG
- a CDS encoding mechanosensitive ion channel domain-containing protein: MDDRPGQEFKGRDTGIASRMGVVSAAPFPHCLRIATGCVRAALACLCLLSLCLLFPASTLAQLPSNTPKEFSPVVPDFSSLAADWWTQWPDVTLEQRALWLEDVEQAWQDWSATLPEEAKLSEEVAAISRRITGIRKTWEKRDALKKVSVLPDVSFPTDPTVLQWAESDAAVSRGKQRFDGLQLEKSQMDEAVNLSLNRLRETAGTLRDRGKTDPRHLKSTLNLFLAQVSHLQVLEEQSMLNEQLTAWDEELTFAGGELTRMLKELQYSSKVADKLAAARTEEKSNLEELVRERNNSRDLIFESSDAAVTMEQQIRMMNYSVEALENRLQLRKQELLLAMNSVLDETAADEKLTISKDLVNNATTIRENLARQLNVRQRQIVAWVGEDPKAMRKWWGQFEKVASGLGRVRDLTDDIKRYEAAQLFVYQRQQGWWRTMGNRVVLQFEQLRTGWRNLANYELFAISQQPITLKDIAKMLLVILAAWACSRILNWVLRRMVHKNRTSEQGAYTLWRILNYCIVLITFIIILTMVGLDTSKLTLIAGALSVGIGFGMQAIFSNFISGIILLFEQPLRVGDLVELESGVFGRIRDINVRSTRITTRDNVDILVPNSEFVTGRVTNHTLEDPVRRIHVMFGVAYGTDPEAVREAALAAAERVPVTFSNWQRKTEVWLTGFGDSSLDFKLVVWVNSNAVSSLGDLNALYNIELLREFNQRNIEIPFPQRDLHVRSWGDPAPSHPEAPGAAPSQPAVEERRGSAGAEDWPADGGSDTGGDIGGEGEGGGDDGGSSSH, encoded by the coding sequence ATGGACGATAGGCCGGGACAGGAATTCAAGGGCAGGGATACAGGGATCGCCTCACGCATGGGTGTTGTCAGCGCCGCGCCGTTTCCACATTGTCTTCGCATCGCGACGGGTTGCGTGCGCGCCGCGCTCGCCTGTCTGTGCCTGTTAAGCCTGTGCCTGCTGTTTCCCGCTTCTACCCTCGCGCAGCTGCCTTCCAACACACCGAAAGAATTCTCGCCGGTTGTCCCCGATTTCAGCAGCTTAGCCGCAGACTGGTGGACCCAGTGGCCGGACGTCACCCTCGAGCAGCGCGCGCTGTGGCTGGAAGATGTGGAACAGGCCTGGCAAGACTGGAGTGCCACACTGCCGGAGGAGGCGAAACTCTCTGAGGAGGTCGCCGCCATCAGTCGGCGCATCACGGGGATTCGAAAAACCTGGGAAAAGCGCGACGCACTGAAGAAAGTCAGCGTTTTGCCTGATGTTTCCTTTCCCACCGATCCGACGGTTTTGCAATGGGCGGAATCTGACGCGGCGGTGTCCCGCGGCAAACAGCGCTTTGACGGTCTGCAGCTGGAAAAATCGCAGATGGATGAGGCCGTTAATCTGTCGCTGAACCGCTTGCGGGAGACCGCGGGTACGCTGCGCGACAGGGGCAAGACGGACCCGCGGCACCTGAAATCCACGCTGAATCTGTTTCTCGCGCAGGTCAGTCACCTGCAGGTGCTCGAAGAGCAGAGCATGCTCAACGAGCAGCTCACCGCCTGGGACGAGGAATTGACGTTTGCCGGCGGCGAACTCACCCGCATGCTGAAGGAGTTGCAATACAGCAGCAAGGTGGCGGACAAGCTGGCCGCTGCGCGCACCGAGGAAAAGTCCAACCTGGAAGAGCTGGTGCGCGAGCGCAATAACTCGCGTGACCTGATTTTCGAAAGCTCCGACGCCGCGGTAACCATGGAGCAGCAGATTCGGATGATGAACTACAGCGTCGAGGCGCTGGAGAATCGCCTGCAGCTGCGCAAGCAGGAACTGCTGCTGGCCATGAACAGCGTGCTGGATGAGACCGCCGCCGATGAAAAGCTCACCATCAGCAAGGACCTGGTAAACAATGCGACCACCATTCGCGAGAACCTGGCACGACAACTGAATGTGCGTCAGCGCCAGATCGTTGCCTGGGTGGGCGAAGACCCCAAGGCCATGCGCAAGTGGTGGGGGCAGTTCGAAAAGGTAGCCAGCGGCCTCGGCCGGGTTCGCGACCTTACCGACGACATCAAACGTTACGAGGCGGCACAGCTTTTTGTCTACCAGCGCCAGCAGGGGTGGTGGCGCACCATGGGCAACCGGGTTGTGTTGCAGTTCGAGCAGCTGCGCACCGGTTGGCGAAACCTGGCCAATTACGAACTGTTTGCCATCAGCCAGCAGCCGATCACGCTGAAAGACATCGCCAAAATGCTGCTGGTGATTCTCGCCGCCTGGGCGTGTTCGCGCATACTCAACTGGGTGTTGCGGCGCATGGTGCACAAAAATCGCACCAGTGAACAGGGAGCCTATACCCTGTGGCGCATCCTCAATTATTGCATCGTACTCATTACCTTCATCATCATTCTCACCATGGTGGGGCTGGATACCTCCAAGCTCACTCTCATCGCCGGTGCCCTGTCGGTGGGTATCGGCTTCGGCATGCAGGCGATTTTTTCCAATTTTATTTCCGGCATCATCCTGTTGTTTGAGCAGCCGCTGCGGGTAGGTGACCTGGTAGAGCTGGAATCCGGGGTGTTTGGGCGTATCCGCGATATCAATGTCCGCTCTACCCGCATCACCACCCGCGACAATGTGGATATTCTGGTGCCCAACTCCGAGTTTGTGACCGGCCGGGTGACCAACCACACCCTGGAGGATCCGGTGCGCCGCATTCACGTGATGTTCGGGGTGGCCTATGGCACCGACCCGGAAGCCGTGCGCGAGGCCGCGCTGGCGGCGGCGGAGCGGGTGCCAGTCACCTTCTCCAACTGGCAGCGCAAGACCGAAGTGTGGCTCACCGGGTTCGGCGACAGTTCGCTGGATTTCAAGCTGGTGGTATGGGTAAACAGTAACGCCGTGTCCTCTCTCGGCGACCTGAACGCGCTGTATAACATCGAACTGTTGCGGGAGTTCAACCAGCGCAATATCGAGATTCCCTTTCCCCAGCGCGACCTGCATGTGCGCAGCTGGGGTGATCCGGCACCGTCACACCCGGAGGCGCCGGGTGCGGCGCCCTCCCAGCCTGCGGTTGAGGAGCGCCGCGGTTCCGCAGGTGCCGAGGACTGGCCGGCAGACGGGGGCAGCGACACAGGGGGCGACATCGGTGGTGAAGGCGAGGGAGGCGGTGACGATGGGGGCTCGTCCAGTCACTGA
- a CDS encoding DUF6515 family protein, with product MMAPAKAVAQATDNASAEPERDYARDPNRQRALRPGATRLTLNGNTYYYQGGYFYRKEDDGYLRVEPPLGAALAFVPYGSTGFEIDGQRFFMSGTGTFYRYDAQRRSYIVTNPPYQWRRYLGERSSDIVGAYEERLYGTVDENPDENLEDLRERSGIPRAYPPGAIDPEAVGRSDAPMFEADRYRDQRRRAPRPYANVRPPYDAAGERYDNRALLESACRQDASDAARRGSSLEGQRVRIYQRAYRDCIQRYERRR from the coding sequence ATGATGGCGCCCGCCAAAGCGGTGGCGCAGGCCACTGACAATGCCAGTGCCGAGCCCGAGCGTGATTATGCCCGCGACCCCAACCGCCAGCGCGCGCTGCGCCCCGGGGCTACCCGCCTCACGCTCAATGGCAACACTTATTACTACCAGGGCGGCTACTTTTACCGCAAGGAAGACGACGGATACCTGCGGGTAGAGCCGCCGCTGGGGGCGGCGCTGGCGTTTGTACCCTACGGCAGTACCGGATTCGAGATCGATGGCCAGCGCTTTTTCATGAGCGGTACGGGCACGTTTTACCGTTACGACGCGCAGCGTCGGAGCTATATCGTGACCAACCCACCGTATCAATGGCGGCGTTATCTGGGCGAGCGTAGCAGCGATATTGTGGGGGCCTACGAGGAGCGTTTGTACGGTACTGTGGATGAAAACCCGGATGAAAATCTGGAGGATCTGCGCGAGCGATCCGGTATTCCCCGCGCTTATCCACCAGGTGCGATTGATCCGGAGGCTGTGGGTCGCAGTGACGCGCCGATGTTCGAGGCCGATCGCTACCGCGACCAGCGCCGGCGTGCGCCCCGGCCCTACGCCAATGTGCGCCCGCCTTACGACGCCGCCGGCGAGCGCTACGACAACCGCGCCCTGCTGGAGTCGGCCTGTCGACAGGATGCTTCCGATGCGGCGCGGAGGGGCAGCAGTCTCGAGGGGCAGCGGGTGCGTATCTATCAGCGGGCGTATCGCGATTGCATCCAGCGTTACGAAAGGCGCCGCTGA
- a CDS encoding aspartate aminotransferase family protein, producing MSELKNNAFWMPFTPNRTFKASPRIVERAEGIYLFEKSGRKIIDATAGLWCSNAGHCRAEIADAISEQARKLDYSSIFNFGHELSFAYAERLVQYTPDPLNHVFFGNSGSEAVESALKIALQYQRARGKGSRTMFIGREKGYHGVNFGGISVGGIAPNYQSFGQPVKANHMRHTLDIERNAFSKGLPEHGVELAEDLERLVAFHGADQIAAVIVEPFSGAGGVVLPPKGYLQRLREICDKHDLLLIFDEVISGWGRTGSPFASQEFGVTPDMITSAKGITNATVPLGAVFVSDKIYNTVMDAAAEGMVELFHGYTYSAHPVACAAGMATLDIYDREGLLTRAAGDIGKHWEAALHSLSDLDNVIDVRNYGLVGAIELRAPEGLKGKFGAKASALAWEAGVMARGIGDALCMSPPLIIEAHEIDDIVGKLREVISGLS from the coding sequence ATGTCCGAACTGAAAAACAACGCATTCTGGATGCCGTTTACCCCCAACCGCACCTTCAAGGCATCGCCGCGTATCGTCGAACGGGCGGAGGGGATTTACCTGTTTGAAAAATCCGGCCGCAAAATTATTGATGCGACCGCGGGTCTGTGGTGTTCCAATGCGGGCCACTGCCGTGCAGAAATTGCCGATGCGATTTCCGAGCAGGCGCGCAAGCTGGATTACAGCTCGATTTTCAATTTCGGCCACGAGCTGAGTTTCGCCTACGCGGAACGTCTGGTGCAGTACACACCCGATCCGCTGAACCATGTGTTCTTCGGCAATTCCGGTTCCGAGGCGGTGGAGTCGGCCCTGAAGATTGCGCTGCAATACCAGCGCGCCCGTGGCAAGGGTTCGCGCACCATGTTTATCGGTCGTGAAAAGGGTTACCACGGGGTGAACTTCGGCGGTATTTCCGTGGGCGGTATTGCGCCGAATTACCAGTCGTTCGGTCAGCCGGTGAAGGCGAACCATATGCGTCATACGCTGGACATCGAACGCAATGCGTTCAGCAAAGGTCTGCCGGAGCACGGGGTGGAGCTGGCGGAAGATCTGGAGCGTTTGGTCGCTTTCCACGGTGCGGATCAGATTGCGGCGGTGATTGTGGAGCCTTTCTCCGGTGCCGGTGGCGTGGTGCTGCCGCCGAAGGGGTATCTGCAGCGTCTGCGCGAGATCTGTGACAAGCACGATCTGCTGCTGATTTTTGATGAAGTAATTTCTGGCTGGGGCCGTACCGGTTCGCCATTTGCTTCGCAGGAATTCGGTGTGACGCCGGATATGATTACCTCGGCCAAGGGCATTACCAATGCGACAGTGCCTCTGGGCGCGGTGTTTGTCAGCGACAAGATTTACAACACGGTGATGGATGCCGCCGCCGAAGGTATGGTGGAGCTGTTCCATGGCTACACCTATTCAGCGCATCCGGTGGCCTGTGCTGCGGGGATGGCGACGCTGGATATTTACGATCGCGAGGGCCTGCTGACCCGTGCGGCCGGGGATATCGGCAAGCACTGGGAAGCGGCCCTGCATTCGCTGTCGGACCTCGACAATGTGATCGATGTGCGCAACTACGGTCTGGTAGGCGCCATCGAGCTGCGCGCACCGGAGGGCCTGAAAGGGAAGTTCGGTGCCAAGGCATCGGCGCTGGCCTGGGAGGCCGGGGTGATGGCGCGCGGCATTGGTGATGCGCTGTGCATGTCGCCGCCGCTGATTATCGAGGCCCACGAGATCGACGATATTGTCGGCAAGCTGCGGGAAGTGATTTCCGGCCTGTCCTGA
- a CDS encoding NAD-dependent succinate-semialdehyde dehydrogenase — MNLNNNQLLKTQNFIDGQWRDGAGKLAVTDPANGDLLAEIADGSAADAEQAVAAAHAAFPAWSRKTAGERAAVLKRWYQLIAENREDLARLLTLEQGKPLAEALGEIDYGASYIEWYAEECRRAYGQTIPTHNPAMRLHTIRQPVGVVTCITPWNFPNAMITRKAAPALAAGCTVVIKPASETPLSALALCVLAEQAGLPAGTLNVVVGSDSAAIGKVLTEDARVAKFTFTGSTPVGKLLMAQCASTVKKMSMELGGNAPFIVFDDADLDTAVTACVATKMRNAGQTCVSTNRIYVHESVHDAFVAKLAAAIEQLQPGHGLEPGTTLGPLIFRRAVDRVHGLVEEAVANGAKLVLGGDFLPEGENYYAPTLLTDVDDSMRIAQEEIFGPLAVVQKFREEAEVIQRANDTPFGLAAYVMSENIHRANRVVEALEYGMVACNAGVFSTTVAPFGGCKESGIGREGGVEGMAEFYETKYCCYGV, encoded by the coding sequence ATGAATCTGAACAATAACCAGTTGCTGAAGACCCAGAACTTTATCGACGGCCAGTGGCGTGATGGCGCCGGTAAGTTGGCGGTTACTGACCCCGCCAATGGCGATCTACTGGCAGAGATTGCCGATGGCAGCGCCGCTGATGCCGAGCAGGCGGTTGCCGCGGCGCATGCCGCGTTTCCCGCCTGGAGCCGCAAGACCGCCGGCGAGCGCGCAGCGGTGCTCAAGCGCTGGTATCAGCTGATTGCGGAGAACCGTGAGGATCTGGCGCGGTTACTGACGCTGGAGCAGGGTAAGCCACTGGCGGAGGCACTGGGTGAGATTGACTACGGTGCATCCTATATCGAGTGGTACGCGGAGGAGTGTCGCCGTGCCTATGGGCAGACGATCCCCACCCACAATCCGGCGATGCGCCTGCACACGATTCGCCAGCCGGTGGGGGTGGTGACCTGTATTACGCCGTGGAACTTCCCCAATGCGATGATTACCCGCAAGGCAGCACCGGCGCTGGCGGCGGGCTGTACGGTGGTGATCAAGCCGGCTTCGGAAACGCCGCTGTCGGCGCTGGCGCTGTGTGTGCTGGCGGAGCAGGCCGGGCTGCCGGCGGGCACGCTGAATGTGGTGGTGGGGTCGGACTCCGCGGCGATCGGCAAGGTGCTCACAGAAGATGCGCGCGTCGCCAAGTTCACCTTTACCGGCTCCACGCCGGTGGGCAAGCTGCTGATGGCGCAGTGCGCGAGCACCGTGAAGAAGATGTCGATGGAGCTGGGCGGCAACGCGCCGTTCATCGTGTTTGATGATGCGGACCTGGATACCGCCGTCACCGCCTGTGTGGCGACGAAGATGCGCAACGCGGGCCAGACCTGTGTATCTACTAACCGGATTTATGTGCACGAGTCGGTGCACGATGCGTTTGTGGCGAAGCTGGCGGCGGCGATTGAGCAGCTGCAGCCGGGTCACGGCCTGGAGCCGGGCACGACGCTGGGGCCGCTGATTTTCCGCCGCGCGGTAGATCGGGTGCACGGTCTGGTTGAGGAGGCGGTGGCCAATGGCGCGAAGCTGGTGCTGGGTGGTGATTTCCTGCCCGAGGGCGAAAACTACTATGCGCCGACGCTGCTGACGGATGTGGATGATTCGATGCGTATTGCGCAGGAAGAGATTTTCGGGCCGCTGGCGGTGGTGCAGAAGTTCCGTGAGGAAGCGGAGGTGATTCAGCGCGCCAATGACACGCCGTTCGGGTTGGCGGCGTATGTGATGAGTGAAAACATACATCGTGCGAACCGTGTGGTGGAGGCGCTGGAGTATGGCATGGTGGCGTGCAACGCGGGTGTCTTCTCGACCACGGTGGCACCCTTCGGCGGCTGCAAGGAATCCGGCATTGGCCGCGAGGGCGGTGTCGAGGGTATGGCCGAATTCTATGAGACGAAGTACTGCTGCTACGGAGTGTGA
- a CDS encoding LysR family transcriptional regulator: MVKSAKALSGRLSDMDLRLLRVFREVVQAGGLAPAEVALNISRSTISVHLSDLETRLGMPLCIRSRGRADFKLTREGEALYQAIEELDGHLASFRSQVNAIQSQLTGQLRIVLPDDMLAIPQLNMPATIAQLRERAPQLQLDIKLAAPHELELEILGGRADVGINPLHSRRPGLSYQPLFSHQSLLYGASHHPCAVAPQVDEEVITQQELAAPDHAVLSGAAHLYRLFPHKSIANHMAARLAMILSGKFIGFLPEYLARDYVERGELVAFFPDRFCYQIQNALTFKSTAAEQPAVQLFLEVLVVNG, translated from the coding sequence ATGGTTAAAAGCGCAAAAGCCCTGTCCGGGCGCCTCAGCGATATGGACCTACGCCTGCTGCGGGTCTTCCGTGAAGTGGTGCAGGCCGGCGGCCTGGCGCCGGCGGAAGTGGCGCTTAACATCAGCCGCTCCACCATCAGCGTGCACCTGTCGGACCTGGAGACCCGCCTGGGGATGCCGTTGTGCATCCGCTCCCGCGGGCGCGCCGACTTCAAGCTCACCCGCGAGGGGGAGGCCCTGTACCAGGCAATCGAAGAGCTGGATGGGCACCTGGCCAGCTTCAGAAGCCAGGTGAATGCGATCCAGTCACAGCTCACCGGGCAGCTGCGCATCGTGCTGCCGGACGACATGCTGGCCATACCACAGCTCAATATGCCCGCGACCATCGCGCAATTGCGCGAGCGCGCGCCGCAGCTGCAACTGGATATCAAACTGGCAGCGCCCCACGAGCTGGAACTGGAAATCCTCGGCGGTCGCGCCGATGTGGGCATCAACCCGCTGCACTCCCGTCGCCCAGGGCTCAGCTACCAGCCCCTGTTCAGTCACCAGTCGCTACTCTACGGGGCCAGCCACCACCCCTGCGCCGTCGCACCACAGGTTGACGAGGAAGTCATTACCCAGCAGGAACTTGCTGCGCCCGACCACGCCGTGCTCTCCGGGGCCGCGCACCTCTACCGCCTGTTTCCACACAAAAGCATCGCCAACCATATGGCTGCGCGCCTGGCGATGATCCTGTCGGGGAAATTTATTGGCTTTCTGCCGGAGTATCTGGCGCGGGACTATGTGGAGCGCGGTGAGCTGGTCGCATTCTTTCCGGACCGCTTCTGCTACCAGATCCAGAATGCACTGACGTTCAAGAGCACTGCGGCAGAGCAACCTGCAGTGCAGTTGTTTCTGGAGGTATTGGTGGTGAACGGGTAG